A stretch of DNA from Carya illinoinensis cultivar Pawnee chromosome 12, C.illinoinensisPawnee_v1, whole genome shotgun sequence:
atttcttcgacagtacgtacgtacgtagatGGATTGCCTCCTTTCATCTGATTCGGTTGGTTGGCTGGctctaattttaaataaaaatgtttctttgtttttattttttcctttttggtcaTGAgatcaaaacataaaaaacacacacgcacacgtacgcgtacatgatatatatagctCACGGCCTTCGGGGTTGATCGGAAACATGACAATCATCAACAAATAAAGCAGCATAGGTTGCGTAAATTTGCTTTCTTTCGATTCAAATTAAAGAtgactagttatatatatacatgtaccaTTGTTCTTAATTGGTAATTAGTCATACGGCCGGCCAACGACGTCGATCGATCATAGTCAAATAAAAAGTCGATCAGGCCGTATGAAAACGAAGTGGCTTCAAAATCATTAATCATGCATGACCAGATTTGCCATTTAAACTGAATCTTGATTCAGTAGGTGAAGGATCAGGCGGTTTGCTTTGGTACTACGGGCCTCCTAACTAGCCATAAAGTTTTGCGTGTTCACAGCTAGAACTTTACAACAATATGAAATGGACGAATGAACGAAATTTGGATACATGTCGATACCAAGATGAATTGGACTGATCATGtgttcaaaagaaagaaaaagaaaaaacgtaCCAAAAAGAATTATTAATTCTATCAAAAGAAAAGCAGCATTAATTTCCAAAAGATGGGTTGACTGTTGGGTCGTGGGCAAGGCAGTATTTTCTTACCCAACATTATGACGCATCCGTAAgcaaatttaaatttatgaaaatggtGTCAAGCTTGTCGGTTAAAACAGattaagattaaaagaaaaccCTTCTCAAGCTAGGCTACCCATCATCATTAAGGATCAATATAATTACTTGGCTTAAAATGGTGTCAAACTGTCATCGAGTGGGATTTTACGGGCAAAGCTGACTATATATACCACTCTAGCTAGAACGCTATTATGACGCTGATTATCAAGTGCATCCCAGACCAAAACGACCCCTCGATCGGCGGCTACTACTTACCGACAGTGTACAATACAACCTAGCTTCGACATGAACTAGCTAGGAATTACAATACGTTGTATAGTGACCGGTCACAGAAGAAAAAATATCTTACCGACTAAGAGAACCGTCCACATTTTCATGGGATCGTCactctaattatatatatatatatataattatttttgctctttgtttgTGCATGAATGTTATAATATTAACGTACGCTTATCGTTACGGGCGGCATAGGCCATAGAGTCCATTATTGACCAGACACCCCCACGAAgctttgataaaataaaaagagacagTACTAGAAAGAACACttgttttatcaaaaataaaataaaaaggtagaGTCTAATAGAAACAGTTATATTGTCAAGCAATGTTGTACGCATTGTGTTTGGCAGCTTTGACTGCTACTTCTCGGCTTCTGCCTTTTTACTTGGTTTCTATGCTTTTTTAGATATTactctcatgaaaaattaatatactCTTAACCTAACCCCCTCAAATACATttttagaaaaagagagaaatgaagAGTCGTGTGTGTGCgtgcgtgtgtatatatatgtgtgtgtgtgtgtatgtatgaaGTTCTCACTTCTTCTACTCAGCGGCCCTACTCTTACCTactgaatttttactttttatttttttaccctcAACAGATATGTGGTATAGAGTTGCCGACTCAGTTGCCGAATTgaattatatatacacacgatGCTCATCACCTGATTTAAACATAGGCTCcaagcccaagcccaagaaCGGGCGATCCAATCTATCAATAATTTTCATATAGAAAGACCGACCTGAAGAAAAATGAATCGGAGAGGTACAAGTGTGTCCGACAAACGCGTTACTAGAGTACGAAAAATACATACTGCCTCACCCGCACATATCGGCAAGATAGATTATCAAAATCAGCATTCAATTACAACAAGGTCTAAATTGGTAAGTCCGAAACAGCCACACATCATTCGTACCACCATGGCTTTCGATGTTGGAATGGTTAATAAAACCTCAATGTATCGTGAAAGATCCTGCCTACCTCAGCTCCTGAAGTTAGATCTCCCACAATCACTATTTCGATCTTAAAACAGATTACTGAGGTCCTCCAAATTTGCCCATCATCTTAGCAATCACGGGAGCCACCTTGGGATTAGCTTGATGCTTTGCCAGATTTGCAGGGTTCTTCATTACTGCAAAATCATCACAAAGAACAACAGGAAAGACAGTCAGATACGGCATTGCAACCATTCTGGGGGCGATGGAAGTTCTAGATACTATCAATGATACAGCACAGTAAGTAAAGAAATCTGGTTTATCAAATTTTAGATAGAAATGGTACTTTTGAATATTTGCTTTATTTCTGTTTTTGTAATAGATACTTTGGAATATTAATGTAGCAATAGTTTTTTTCCTTGGAATGCAAGATTTTACAAGAGCTTTGGTTTTGGGATTTATATAACCTCCAAAGCTCTAACACTGCTTGTAAAAGGTATTCCTCGTCATAAGAGagagttattaataaaattgagagaaccgtccctcttcttaaaaaagaaaaaagaaaaaaaggagttAAGCAGTTTTCACGTGTGCACCAACCATGACAGATCTATTTAATCCAACCACTTTTTTTCAACTACAATCTGTGCGGTTCAAGGAGAGACAataaggttctgcttggccttaaggaatttttatctcaaacataaaattctcatctcatcattacaactttctcaaatcctcatataaaatataataaataatttaactttttcttaactttttcaaatcccaatacaataataatattaaaatataatattttaatatttaatcttaaaactcaaaattctcatctgagaattctcagtgACCAAGCAGAACCGTGAAATAATCATAGCAGAAATCAAAGGATATGGGAATAGAAAACATACCATCTTGAAGAGCAGCCATGACTTCTGGATCACTAAATGCTGCCATCAGCTCAGGGTcctatcaaataaaaataaaaaacaaaaatgcatcaAAGAACCAGTCTAATACACATCCCAGATTTAAATGCTGAATTAATATACAacaaatctattcatcatcctcATTCTCATTATCCTTTCATCATTTCATGATGTGGCATTAGATGATCGGTTCataagtgaaaaataataaataatctcaaaTCATCTAATGCCACATCATGGGATGATGAGATGATGAGAATTGGGATGATGAATCATGAGATGCATTACTCATTAATATAACCCTATGGAGGAAGAGATGGAACATATACAGGACAAGCTCATtgcatttaagtttttttttttcctctgtaTTAAAGCCAAAAATGAAATTGCAAACATCAGTAATATcttgtcaaattttttttttttttgataagtaagaaagaaCTTATTAGTATAATCTAGGCAAAGACCGAGTATACAGGAAGGATACAAAAGAGACACCTAGTTGAGAAGAATATCTTCCATGGTTCTATGTGTTATCTTCCTGTGCATACCTTCCGTATCTTGTCAAATATTCAGACCTACATATACTAATTAACTAGAAATATTGGCAAcattcacaaaaataaaaaaaataaaaataaaatacaaagtaCCATCAAACTCACATTCAATATTTTGCTAAAATCAACATTTCCAGGCACCCCTCCTGGCATGCTACCAGGGAAACCTCCAGGCATCCCTCCTGGGAAACCTCCAGGCATCCCTCCTGGGAAGCCTCCCGGCATCCCCCCTGGAAAGCCTCCAGGCATCCCCCCTGAAAAGCCTGGCATGCCTTCAGGTTTCTTACTGGAAGATGACTGCTCTTGCTTCTTAGCCTTCTCATATGCAGCCTTGAACAGAATGTGCAAGAAAATTCTTAGTCTTATAGCAAATAGATAGTGGATGATTTTGGTAGGAGCCACCCAAAACAGCTTACCTGAGCTTCAGCACGGCGACGACGTCTTTCACGCTCAATCTTTCTTTCCTCTCTTTCCTTGTGCAACCTTTCATACTTCCGACGATGTTCCTCAATCCTGTGCACATTTGGTCCCACCTGGAAAAtccgaggagagagagagagagagagagagagagagagagagagagagagagagagagagagagagagagagagagagagagagagtaaacaaTTCAAGACTTATGCAACAATATGCCAATTTATATGCATTGACAAATAGTGAGGAGCatctcaaaatatataattaaattattgccaatatataaatttttactcCACGCATATAGTCCTAATTCTTACAACTTACATTGAAACTCTGAGAGTACCTCATTAACACTATATGACACAACTACACAGCACAAGAACCACACACTGGTATCAACATATTGGTAAAACACATTCTAAACCTAAAGCCAGCCAACCATATAAATACTCATTTGACtctgtgcatgtgtgcatgagagagagagagagagagagagagagagagagagagagagagagagagagagagagagagagagagagagagagagagagaggaaacctTCTTCAAAACAGCATTGATTTCCTCATCATAGTCTAACTTTGATGCCAGATGAAGATCCTTTGCAGCATCTTCCCATTGACCAAGCATTGCTTGCGCCATGCCACGAGTCTTGTAACCTTTAGCAGAATCTGGATTAATCTGCAGAAATGTAAAACTCACCTTCTCAGAATATCACATTCTACATTGCATCTAGCTCTAAAACACACATTTGAATATGTGGCTTCACCAAGCATATGAACTCGAAAGAGTAAAACAtacttccaaacaaaaacacCATAAAGCCAATGCTTGGCTTCACCAGGCATTTGTTTGCGTCATGTTGTATCAAAATAAGAATACAATATGCATCCTTACAAATATATACAAGCATGCACATGCTTGTGTGTGAACCATACGGAGAAGTAAAATAACATGCTTCATGGCATACAAGGAAATAATACCAACCTCCAAAGCAGCATTAGCATCACGGATAgctgcatttggtttcttcatcTTGACATAGACGCTAGCTGTAAAAAAGCACCACAAGGAAACCAAATTAACAGTTTAATAAGCCAAAAATTACCTCagatatttaaacaaaaacatataaCGTAGCGAGAATAATATGCCGCTACGCACACCCACCCAACCCAAACCGTACCTCTGGTCGCGTACATGATGGCTGATTTTGGATTGAGCAAAATAGCCTCCGTGAGATTCTCAATCGCTTCCTCCATGTTACCTACATTTCCACAAAACTATACCATTCACAAAATGCCTCGCAACATACTTGTCGGTTATACACATTTAATAttcataatttctatatatactAATCTATACCTTCAGACATGGCTTCCATGGCTTTGGCTTTAGCAGCCTGCGCGGCATCACGGCTATCCTCGGTGACCTCGACTGATGGATCTCCCATCTGCAAGCATATAGTATCATCCATATATCGCTTGTATACAGAAACACCCCACAAAAAAATAGCATGGTGGAATTAAAATGTAATTTAGATTCAAAGcggaaaaaaaaaggaccttCTGCGGAGGATCATTATCAGGCTCCAGCGTCTCGCCCTCGAGCTCGATATCAGACTCGACTATCTCGTCCTCCTCTCCTTCATCGTCCGCATTCCCTTTCCCGACATCCGTGTCCGCCACGTCCTCGTCGCTCTCCTCCACTACAAAGCTCTTCTGCACTCCCAATcataaatatttacatatatatagttgcatatagttctaaaaaaatgtgataAACCCTAAAAATTACAAAGAGCGGTGAGAGAGTACGGATTTGGAGTCGCCGTGCTCATACGCGGAAGGAGGGAGCTGGGCCCCGAGGCTGTTTGGATACAATCAAGCAGAGAAACAGGCAATGAAAAAGCCATCTCTGGTTTGTTTTGCTTTAATAAGCAGAAATGGAAAAATGAGGAATGCATTAATTTATGCGATTACCTTAGGAGATAGTCGCGGAAGAAGGAGAGAGACGGGTCGTTGAGAATGGAGGGATCGGACTTGCACTGCTCGACGAATTGCTTCAATTGGTTCAGCTTCGACTCGTCCATTCTCTCCGGATCACTTCGATTGGATTCGGAAGGCCTTTTTGGTTCTgagcttttttcttctttcggTCTTTCGTTTCTAACGTTAGCGGGAAGTGGCAAAGACTTGAGACTGGGAGTCTGGGACTTTTGCCTTACTCGGTCTAGCCTGGCCAGCCTCTTCCGGATCTGGTAGCTTCTATTGGATAAGCACCGCTTGGgactcttttctatttttcttttgatattatcatttttaatgaccccttttaattaattttattaagtgATATTTTAAATCACTTTAAAATTTATCACACCAACAATAAATCGaattaaaaatgagataaaacgtaataattattttgatataatGTAATATAGCGTTTATGTCTTGAAAATGGGCTTGtacaaatatatagtatatgaatGTTTAAATCAACAAGTTatgttatgaaaaaatttagttgtaaatataactgtatattaatatgtgcatcaatctaatgtaattggttaaaaagtaaattttattaaaaatagtactaatttcAATTTTGAATAAAGGATTCAGTTTTAATATTCGAATTAGCacgcgactttacttatacGTAATAAAACTCGTATCTTATATTACTTATATCTAATTTAGTTACACAATTCAAATGACTTATACCTTCATTTTGAGAAGCCACgagattaattatatttttctcttttattttaaaaataatgatattctaattttattaaaaactgtCATTTATAACAAACAAATACCACATCAAATGGAGAATGGGATATCTCAGAAAACCATAACATTTTTCACGTAATCTCATAAATCAAAATGAAAGTATTGGGGAGTTAACATGTGGCCTACTTGAATGGATGAGTTTAATGATAAATTTAAAGATTGTTGGATAATAACACACCGttgtaataaaataacaaataagcTAATAATACAATACACGTATaactcttttaaaattattttgcaaCTCATTTTATAATTAGCTAATGTAATTATGTTACAACATTAAAAtcagtttaaattttatataattatagattgcCCTTGAttcaacataaaattataaaaataattgtatcatattttatacaaaataaaatgagaacttCAATATTTTTGGAAATTTATATAAGGGTATTGCTGGCGGGCTGCCCAACAGTCACTGCTGGCATGCCACCTAgcgtattttaattttttttttcttctattttctttttaacattttattaacatctttaatcattacaaaaatataaaattgtattaataatcatttttttaattattaaatagtaaataaataaaattaaaataattaaacaaaaagtTTAAAGAATTTTACCAgcatttttgtttatataaaattatagataTGGTTAACTTATTGTTAAGCGAGTTGGAAACTTATGATACGGatg
This window harbors:
- the LOC122288957 gene encoding FAM10 family protein At4g22670-like, which encodes MDESKLNQLKQFVEQCKSDPSILNDPSLSFFRDYLLSLGAQLPPSAYEHGDSKSKSFVVEESDEDVADTDVGKGNADDEGEEDEIVESDIELEGETLEPDNDPPQKMGDPSVEVTEDSRDAAQAAKAKAMEAMSEGNMEEAIENLTEAILLNPKSAIMYATRASVYVKMKKPNAAIRDANAALEINPDSAKGYKTRGMAQAMLGQWEDAAKDLHLASKLDYDEEINAVLKKVGPNVHRIEEHRRKYERLHKEREERKIERERRRRRAEAQAAYEKAKKQEQSSSSKKPEGMPGFSGGMPGGFPGGMPGGFPGGMPGGFPGGMPGGFPGSMPGGVPGNVDFSKILNDPELMAAFSDPEVMAALQDVMKNPANLAKHQANPKVAPVIAKMMGKFGGPQ